The genomic segment AGCTTTACGATTATTTATCACAACAAGATTTTTTTAACATATTGCCTCAGGCCCTGTGAACCACAGGTACGGCTCTGAAGAGATACAATGATAATTTATTCGTTTGAACGATAGTCCTTTGTCTTTAAACCCTCATTTACTTGtagatttcttttctttatttgaattattaaggAATTGGGAAATAATTTTTGTTAAATTATATTCAGTTGtggttattaattaatttattggtcTCTCTAAGATTTAATTATCCATAAACTATAACAACTTTTTTGATCACGAGTTTCTACCGATAAATAACAACTTGTTCTCATTCATCTAAGTTTTCATTGCCAATATATATTTTACTAAAATTTTAATCATTCAAAACTAAATTTGGATGAATTACTCACTCAGAACATTCCCTTTCCAACAacttataaaacatataaaagCAAACATAAATCATCCGAGAACCAACAAAAATAGTTAAAAGAACAATGTAAATTACGATATCAGAAATtaattgtaattttaaaaacaagaaAATGTAGATTATAATATcactaataaatatatattcgtTGTATTAAAACTTGCACGAAATAAATAAGCAATTCAACAAAACGAAGGCCGATTGCATTCTACAAGGTTAACCATCTCCAAAGTCATGGCGCAGATGGCCCTCAACCTCTCATTCTCCGCCGATATAGGAGATTGGATCGCCGGTGGCTCTTGGAACGACAGCTCGCAATCACGAGGCACGTCACTAGCGTCGCTAATGGATCCTACCAACCCCACATAGGTTTGCGGATTAATCACTCTAAAGTCGACAGATTTCAAGTTAGAGATCGCGATACTATATCCAGTGAAGCACGTCTTAAGACTTGATACCAAGTGTGGATTAGTGGCTCTCTTCAAGAGTCCCGAAATCTTGGCAGATGTAGCGCCTGTGGTGGCCAAGGCCTTGTCTCGGAGTATGGTGCACAAGCCATTAGGGGTGGTTTTCAGGGTGGCTCGTGGGTCGGCCTCGATTATCGACAAGCAAAGGGCACCATTCGTTGTTCTCTTGCAGTACTGTTGTTCGACGTTGATCGATTCGGTTTGGTGAAAAATCAAAGCCACTGCTAATGAAAGACATAGAAACCCTAAGTTGAGCTTCATTTTATTGTTTGCAAGAAACTTTGTTGgtgctaattttttttgttgtcaAACATATTTGTAGTGAACATTTTACTTGACAAGATAGGAAAATAATGTTTATTTGGAAAATTTAACAATTATTACAAGAAATCTGTAAATTCTGTCTGCATGGTACTGTTTTGGGACAGAAATTATGTcaattaatttgagaatttttttagatattttaggatttttaagAATAAGAGATGTGGATTTGAAAGTTAATTTGCATGATTTCTTCTCCATTTTGTGGATTCACCGAGTGAaggaaaaaatacatttttgtgCAGTAACTTgtacattttctatttttatatcATCTTATCAAtcaattttcaatattaataCTATGTTTTCAATTTATCCATTTTTCACCGGAATGTTGTCTTAGCACCGGAAAATGATCATATGACATCGGAAATGTTGACATAACACCAGAAATTTCTGACGTGTTAAATGACGTGTCACAATTCTTGGGAAAAATgaataatttggaaaaaaaagtaAGTTACCTACTAAATTCGTATTGAATGATTACAGgactaaaaatgaaaaatatataagttaaacaattaaaaatgtaattttcccCTGAGTGAATCTTGCGCCTTTTAGAGTTGCGGTGGAAGTTTCTTTTGAATGAATTCATTCATGTATTAATTAACAAAGTAATTTTGTTTATCCGGATCCTAAATTGAATATGGACTTAAAATAAGTATGAAATGCTTAGTAAGTAATACAATTTTGTTGTAATTCGATAGCTTTATGTATGAACTAACTCATCTTTTATTGTGACGAATATCGAATACAGACCGAAATCGTGGACTTGTGAATACAAGAATCACTATTGCTCGACTAGAAGGAAAAAGAAGAAATACTAACAACGCATCAATTTAACGTGGTTCAACAATATGTCTACTCCACGGACAAGCAGCACCCGATCAAATTTATTGAACTCAGAACACCGTCAATGGTGAATTACAAGTTTACAGAGATGATCTCAGTTTTACAAACGATAAAACTCAATTCATCAACAATAAACCGAAAGAAAACTCTCTATTGTTGTATGAGTTTTGTAGGAATACACAAATGATGATTGATCATCTTTTCGCAGCATTCAGCCTATATACGTATGTCTACACCATATATCAACAACCGCAAATTTTAACCACTTCACCCATCCTTGTGCTACTGAACCATCTCCACCTTAATACAACTCAATCAGGTATGAGTCAATGCCTTGAGAATTCTCCACCTTGTCTCAAGATTGATTCCAAGTGCCGCTCGCCACTTTTTCTCTCATCCTAAAGGCCTTCCTGCTTTTTAATACTAACCAATTTTAAACATTGTTGAAGCTTCTCTCTTGTTAAtgacttggttaacatatcagcTGCATTATCATCAGTCTTAACCTTTTCCATTGTCACTTCTTCTTTACTAACCATTTCCCTTATAAAATGCAATTTCACATCCACATGTTTAGTTCTTTTGTGAAACACCTGATTCTTAGTCAAGTGAATTGCACTTTGACTATCACACAACAGCCTCAATATTGCATCATGAATCTCTAGTTCAGCAAACAATCCACGAACCACAAAGCTTCTTTAATTCCTTCTGTAAtggcaatgtattcagcttttGTTGTTGATAATGCCACAACTAGTTGAAGGTTTGATTTCAAACTAACAGTTGTTCCAAACAttgtaaatacatatccagtgaTAGAATTTTGGTTATTAACGCATCTTGCAAAATCAGAATCCACAAAACCTTTCAATGCCTCCGTTGTTTCATTAGCTACACCATAAACCAAACCATACTTCACTGATCCCTTCACAAGTAATGCATTTATCAAATTCAAAGTGGATTCGACCTCAGAAAACTTACTTTTTTTAATGTCAAAAAGCGCAATTAATTACTACTCAAAACAAAATACTAGTTGATATTAAAAATACCTGATTCAAGTAGGTTGAGGTGATTCATTATCCATTTGAGAGCCTCCTAATGAGTTTTTCCAGGGTTGTCCATGAATCTGCTAACCATACTTACTACATAGGCTAAATAAGGTCTTGTACAAATCATTGCATACATGACTGAGCCCATAACACTTGCATATGACACCATAGTCATGTAAGGGGGCGTTTGGTTCATGGGATTAGGtgggtttatgatttttaaacccacctaatcaagcgtttggtacgatttttatttaaccaactcAATCCCTCCTATAAATGATTAGGTTGTATAaggtgtgataaaataatcactcctcaccccttaggattatttatccaactcttaatccatcctatttttccaattttacccttctcttATATCCAAACTCACCGCCAAGACCGACCACCGCCGCCGTGACTGTCGGCCGACCGCCGTCGGACGACGACCGCAGACAACCGCAGGCCGATGACTGCCAAAAACCGCCGGCCGACCTCGCCTACTGCCGGCCGACCGCCGGAATACCGCAGCCGTCGCAGGTCGACCGCCACCGTCGGTCGACCACCTCTGGTCAGCCGCCGCCTACTGACGCCGACCACCGCCTCCGCCGACCACCACACCATCGCCGCCGCCGGAGTAAAGAAGGAAAAAAGGAAAAGGGCAATTTTGtcatttcatcaaaaaattcaaaattatccaacacttaaaaatcataccaaacaaaATACAATTTTACATTATATATTACATTTTTATCACAATCATTTCTTTTATCATTTACGTACTaatcattaatttattttatcctCCAAACCAAACGTAGCCTAAGTCTTTTCTTCATCTGTCTCTGGTTTATGTGATGCagtaagtttaaaattttgtgcTAAGGGTGTTAGCACTCTCTTTGCACTTAACATTCCAAACTTATCCAATAACTTCTCAATATATGACCTTTGAGAAAGATAATAAGTTTACTTCCCATGTCTCTCTTGATCTCCATTCCAAGGATCATTCTTGCTGGACCAAGATCCTTCATGTCAAATTATGTTCTGAAATGAAACTTAAGCTTGGTAATTTCCTTTCCATCTACATAGGCtatcaatatatcatccacGTACAATAGTAGATATATCTCTACACCAGTTTCAATGTGTTCAAAATAAACACACTGATCATATTTGCTCATGCTGAACCACCCTACAACATGAAATCATCGAATCTTTTGTTCCACTACATTGGAGATTGTTTAAGACCATACTGTGAGGACCCAAATTTTTTGGCAggtaattatttaatgaaatatagacatgtataaaaagttattttcgagttataataaattcaaaaagagTTATAATAAATTCAGAGACAGACTCAAGGCTGCATAAGACCAGCAAAAGAGTTAGTCTGATCTTAATAGGAGACCAATGGAATTCACATTGGGTGAAAAAACTTATATAATGGTATCACTATTGAAGGAATCATTAGATTCAATAAAGATGAAAAAGTGAATCCTCGATATGTACGACCATTCAAAATTCTGGATAGATTGGCACGTTGGCTTACAGAATAGCATTGCCACTAGATATATCTAGAATGCACAATGTATTTCACAAGTCCAAACTAAGGAAATACACCTCGAACCCAGGCCATGTTATGGAAATTGAACTGCTCATGATCAAAGGTAACATGGGGGAagagctgaaatatgaagaTAATTTTATTCATGTTGTGAACATGAAGGACCAAATACTTAGACGACGtatcattccctacgtcaaggtTCAATGGTCAAACCACACAGAACGAGAAAACTACCTGGGAGTTTGAAGAGAAAATGCACAAGCAATATCCCTACCTTTTCGAATGTCAAGTcgactcaagtttcgaggacgaaacttccaataaggagggaGAGATGTGAGGACCCAAATTTTTTGGCAggtaattatttaatgaaatatagacatgtaaaagaagttattttcgagttataataaattcgaaaatataaataatacatggtatGCAGAAAATCTTCCAAGCCAATAAATACATGGAAATTGAAATCCAGTGCAAGATACACAGTAAATTAAGGTTGGATATCCACCTAATTGGAAAGAATATATCGCATATAAGGAAGTTTTCTCAATAAGAAAGCTAACAAATTTGCAATATAGTCCAGATACGTCACGAATCTGTACAAGAAAACAGTCTACGTTCATCCATCCAGTCCAGAAGccataaatttgaattttggaaatgttttatttagGGAATAATAATCTTACGTATATGGAAAGATTATCCCGTAAATAGGGAATGTGTATCAATCTAATTATGGTAGGATTTTATCCTacgcctataaataggaggCCCCATAACTCGAAATTCACAcctaagaattttgaaattctCTCTAGCATCCTCCATATTTTCGAAGCTTTCATCCTCAAGTAGCGAAGCCCTGCCGCAATCCGGACTGGGAAGAAAATTCGAATACCCAGTGCAACACCATCCACGTTTTTCTTTAGCATTCAAAACactgtaagtgggtttttgctaTCTTATATTGGCACACTTGTCCTTCGTAAGTGTGTTTTTGCTATATTATAATTTGCACACTTGTCCTTTGTAAGTGTGcttttgttatgtatatatTCTTCCGTAAGTGAGTTTTTGTTTGCCACACTTGTTcttgtaagtgggtttttgatatTATTATACAAAATAGCacacttattttatttttaagtgagcatgatatatatttcgaaaataaattaaatatgactttgaaaattcgatcggcatgatatattcattttcatttggTATGAAATTCCCTGAATTATTCGTTGTTCGATATcagttataatatttgaaagcatgtttgaaatatttgaaatgcactgaaatgatttgatttagaaatggtaaaggaaattccgaactttgatatgctttgtttaggccctgatgcggtgggttataataaccgttcctttggcctcaccccttagaggagtaacatataggggactgatcagtaaaaaccatagaaaatgagatgattttcagtgtTATATTCGCATTTTTATTAGTATTTGATTCAACATGCTTAATATTAAAATTACGATAATTTATTCGTATGTATATCCTCGATATTCGTTAGGCACGATCGGCCCctatttactgagtatttcccaaaatactcaccccttacattcccacccagataagaacgaggaacaaATCGAGGATGAAGAGCAAGAttacttttggggatggtgatgaaGCAAATCCATTTGAGACCAGTCGAATttattctgtcttttaattttatCATCATGTATTTCGCTTCCGCATTTTGTTTCCATCacattgtaaagacgattacTTGTTATGAAAAAGATTGGTTATTGCGATTTACTACGAGGCTCGTTGTTTTGCAATTATGTGATTGTGAGACAATgtcggtgtcgactaaccccggtctcggggcgtgacatttaagtggtatcagagcagccaggttcataatccggttGGGGAAGGAAATTGTTCGGAAAAAATTTTCGATGGAATTTTTAAAATCGACTAATGCAGTTCCCTCCGAAACGGCCCAACGAGTAATATTCACAACTTTGTTGTGAGGCATAGTCCGAAAACGTGAAATTCCTTCGTTTAGACTTCCGAAATCGCATTCTCGCTATTTTAGGAAAGTTTCGTAGAATTCATAACTTTTCGTAggaaactcagaatttaattCCATCAACTGTTATAGAATTCTCTCGACGTATTCTTTCTATCCATGGGTCAATGTTCAAACTTTCTACTATTGGAAACTTTCTCAAAAAATCCTGTTCAATGTGTTTCTTGAACTACTTGTCGAAATTTTATGGAATTGTATTATAGGGACAATTAATATTTGtctatatttttgggaatataTCTATCAGAGAAAAGTTGAGTTAAGCTTTTGACTTAAGATGAAAGATTTGACTCGGgatgataaattatttatgaaaaactaGCATGCAAAAATATGATATAAGAAgtatataataagttttgggtATTTCAATATAAAAGTTGAGTTTGTGTCGATAGTTAACTGTGTGAGCAATATGTTTGGGTTATTAAGAATGTTAAGCGCTAACTAAATATATAGGACCTTGGAATATCTTGTAAGATAATATCATCAGGTTAaagaatttatattattttgagataacaagtaGGCTGTGATCTTACGTAAATAAAATAAGTTATGAAATATTGgtgaaaatcaagaaaattatagtacaataagttttgaattttgtcGTACTAAGAATGATTCAAAGAGAATGACATTCAATGAACTCCTTCGTGTTAGAGCGTGATAAGCTCATGGTCTTGACGAAAGTAAGATTTATtaaaagaataattatttgaggtaaCGACTAGGCtataatttttgggatttaagtcAATAAGATGTAGATCGATATTGAGTTAagtttcaatattttatttgagttttaagttttgagataataattgagataatttcaagataagataaaataagtatcaattcgcatatattcagtgccgatttGATTCAACTAACTTCGGTAGATTTCGACGCCATACTAGGGGTGAACTGATTATCTAAGAGCAATAGTAGATGGCCAGAGTAaaaatgtcaaactctgaaccCCGAACCAAGAAAAAATCAGGTACCATAGCGATGCCAAggaacaaaaatacatttttctgTTTGCTAGACTTGGAAAGCCATAATAtcgggagaagaagtttacctagcaatggtgaACAAAGTACGAGATGGAGAAATTTTCGgacgtttttccagaaaagcTTCTTGGAATGATCTCTGACTGTGAATTAGATTTCGAAATAAATTTGGTATTTGATGATCAATGCACTGTACCGAATGACTCCAGATGAACTCGATGAGCTAAAAGAATAATTCCAAGAGTTgttagacaaaaaaaaaaaacagattaGGCCAAGTGTATCCCTTTGGGTAGCGACAGTCCTATTTGTAAGGAAGAAAAATggaagtatgagattgtgtatagattatagagaattcaataagatcacaatcaagaataaatatcttcttccaaTAATAGACGGtcttttcgatcaacttaaatgagctacaGTCTTCTCCAAGCTTGACCTGAGGACATCCTATCATCAGCTATAAGTCAAAGCAGAAGACACCCCAATGTCAGCATTCAGAATAAGGTCATGTAAGATCGAAATCAGGAGTATCGGTGGACCCAAAGAAATTAGAGGCCTATCTAGATTAGCCGAGGCAAAAGAATACAACCGAAATTAGAAGCTTCTTTGGATTACTAGGCTATTAGCGAAAATTCGTCGAGGGATTCTCTTCAGTAGTCGTATCGCTAACGAGACGCGCACAAAATAACTATGAATTCAACTGAAGAGAAAGATGTGAAAGAGCTttcaaatattaaatgagaAGCTAGCATCTACACCAATGTTGGTAGTATTTACCGAGGACAAGGATTTTACAATCTACAACGAAGCATCAAAGAAAGATCTCCGAGGCGTGCTCATGGAAGACAGACTAGTCAACTAAAGTCGCATGAGCAAAACTACCATACTCACGATCTCGAGTTGGCAGCAGTGAcctttgctttgaaaatttggagacattatctctACGATGTCAAGTGTAAAATATTCACAGACCaccaagcctcaagtatttgttaatgcaaaaagaattaaaaatgaggcaaagaaggtggatagAGTTACTCAAGGACTATGAATTGACAATAAGCTACCACCCTGACAAGGCAAATAAGGTAGTCGATGCTTtgagtgaaaaaaaaaacatgggtAAGATAATCTAACATCACTCTCTGCGCAACCATTCCTTCGGGAAGCAGTCAAGTTAAATCAGAATCGAGACATGACACTAGAGAAGTTCAAAGAACAAGCCAAGGAAATAAAGTCGTCAGATTTTCAAGTGGACCCAGACAGAATCCTAGGGATGAGAGGACGATTATGTGTGCCAGACATCAACAATCTTCGATAAGAAATGATGTAAAAGGTGCATAAGTCAACATTCTCAATCCATCCCGTCAGTACAAGGATGTATAGGGACTTGAAAGAAATTTTTTGGTGAAGCAGAATGAAAAGAGACGTCGTCAAGTTTATATCCAAGTGACGAATATGCCAACAAGTGAAAGTCGATCATCAACGACATGGAGAATTACTGCTACAGTTAGAATCCCAGAATGAAAATGAGActatatttccatggatttcgtagtagaaTTGGCAAAATCAATTCAAAGACACGACATGATATGAATAATCGTAGATAGGCTCACAAAATCTGCGTACTTTCTGCTCGTCCAAAGAAATTATAATATTGACAAGTTAGAAACTCTATACATGGATAACATTATGCGGCTACATAAA from the Primulina tabacum isolate GXHZ01 chromosome 8, ASM2559414v2, whole genome shotgun sequence genome contains:
- the LOC142554563 gene encoding pectinesterase inhibitor-like; translated protein: MKLNLGFLCLSLAVALIFHQTESINVEQQYCKRTTNGALCLSIIEADPRATLKTTPNGLCTILRDKALATTGATSAKISGLLKRATNPHLVSSLKTCFTGYSIAISNLKSVDFRVINPQTYVGLVGSISDASDVPRDCELSFQEPPAIQSPISAENERLRAICAMTLEMVNLVECNRPSFC